One Aegilops tauschii subsp. strangulata cultivar AL8/78 chromosome 7, Aet v6.0, whole genome shotgun sequence genomic window carries:
- the LOC109764371 gene encoding transcription termination factor MTERF8, chloroplastic, translating to MLRLQKRLLSLLRDGGASPLPTFPLTSLRRHLCATATATATTSTESPFSVQDYLVNTCGLTRAQSLKASRFISHLRSPSNPDAVLAFLSGLGLSSSDIAAVVAADPKFLCSRVDETLAPRVAKLRDLGLSPSKIARLVLIGAPALRSCDVASRLQFWIPLFGSFDELVNAVSRGALGGGALLRRDIDTVVKPNVELLLRCGLKIPHLAKTGLSGTWVLVCSPEKLQVLVARADELGVPRGSGQFMYALATVSCVTQEKLAARMELLKKTLGCSDDMLKIAVVKHPSLLRSSEDNLRSTVEFLINKVGLEPEYIVRRPALITYSLKARLEPRYIVMKILQGKGLLSSDYCSLVVVSERYFRSRFIEFYKESVPELADVYAAARAGKIPPDLKP from the coding sequence atgctcCGCCTCCAAAAGCGGCTGCTCTCTCTCCTCCGCGACGGCGGCGCCTCCCCTCTCCCCACCTTCCCCCTCACCTCCCTCCGCCGCCACCTCTGCGCCACCGCCACCGCTACCGCGACCACCTCCACCGAGTCCCCTTTCTCCGTCCAGGACTACCTCGTCAACACCTGCGGCCTCACCCGGGCGCAATCCCTCAAGGCGTCCAGGTTCATCTCCCATCTCAGGTCCCCCTCCAACCCCGACGCCGTCCTCGCCTTCCTCTCGGGCCTCGGCCTCTCCAGCTCCGAcatcgccgccgtcgtcgccgccgacCCGAAGTTCCTTTGCTCCAGGGTGGACGAGACCCTCGCCCCCCGCGTCGCCAAGCTTCGCGATCTCGGGCTATCCCCTTCCAAGATCGCGCGCCTCGTCTTGATCGGCGCCCCCGCGTTGCGCTCCTGCGACGTCGCCAGCAGGCTTCAGTTCTGGATCCCATTGTTCGGCTCCTTCGACGAGTTGGTCAATGCCGTGTCGAGGGGAGCTCTGGGAGGTGGTGCCCTCCTAAGGCGTGACATTGACACAGTGGTTAAGCCCAACGTCGAGCTACTTCTGCGCTGCGGCTTAAAAATCCCTCATCTCGCCAAGACTGGCCTCAGTGGGACGTGGGTGCTCGTCTGCAGCCCAGAAAAGCTCCAGGTACTGGTCGCACGCGCAGATGAGCTCGGGGTACCACGCGGCTCAGGCCAATTCATGTATGCGCTCGCAACCGTCTCCTGCGTGACCCAAGAGAAGCTTGCTGCAAGAATGGAGTTACTGAAGAAGACCCTCGGCTGCTCTGATGACATGCTGAAAATTGCGGTCGTCAAGCACCCAAGCCTCCTAAGATCATCTGAGGACAACCTGCGCAGCACGGTAGAGTTCCTGATCAACAAGGTTGGTCTTGAGCCAGAGTACATCGTGCGCAGGCCCGCGCTGATCACTTACAGCCTGAAGGCGAGGCTTGAGCCTCGATACATTGTCATGAAGATACTGCAGGGCAAGGGACTTCTGAGTTCTGACTATTGCTCATTGGTTGTTGTGAGTGAGAGGTACTTCAGGTCAAGATTTATTGAGTTTTACAAGGAGAGTGTTCCTGAGCTTGCAGATGTGTATGCCGCAGCTCGTGCAGGGAAAATACCTCCTGACCTCAAACCTTGA